Part of the Candidatus Zixiibacteriota bacterium genome, ACGTTGAACCGCTCTCCCGCGAGCTCCTGGACCCTTTGCTCGAGCGCGCTCATTTTCTCGCGGAACTCCGCGTTGAGCTTCTCGAGATAAGCGCGGTCCACCAGAATCCCCTCGTGCTCCATGCGTGCCAGGACCCCGACCAGGGGAAACTCGAGGCGCACGGCCAGCTCCCAGAGCTCGCGGCTGCGGAGCTGGCTTTCCAGGACCCCAGCCAGCGAGCGAACCGCAACCGCCTCCCGGCAGACGCGGCCTCGCTCCTGCTCGGGGAACGCGAGGGAGGGTTGCTCCGCGGCGCTCCCGACGCCTTCCTCCTCGAGCGTAACGCCCAGATAGCGGCCGACCGTTTCCCCGAGGCTGTAACCTCGTGCCAGACCCGGCTCGAGCAGATAGGCAGCGATCTTGGTGTCGCAGCGCAGTCCCCGCAGCTCGATGCCCGCAGCCAGCGCCGCGCGGCAGAGAGGCTTGGCGTCGTGCGCGATCTTTTCCCGGCGCGGGTCCTCGAGAAAATCCTTCAGCCCGGCGAGCGCCTCGGGAAAACGCGCGACGCGCGCTTCGCCCGCGGCACTGGAGGCCGCGATCCAGTTCGCGCTCCAGGCGAGCGCGACCGGGCCCTCGCCCAGCTCGCGGCCCGGGCCGAGATCTCCGACCGATCGGAGCTCCACCGAATCCGAAACGTCCGGGGCCGGATCCTTGAGCTCCTTAAGGCGCTCGTGCAGCGTGCGAAACTCCAGCGCCGTAAAGAGCCTGCGGACCTCCTCGTCGTCCCACGGCTCGAGGCGCAGGCTCGCCGGCTCCGTCTCCAGCGGCACGTCGTCCCGAAGCCGCCCCAGCTCCTTGTTGAGGCGCACCTGCTCCGCGTGCGCCTTGACCGCGTCCCTGAGCTTCGGGGTCAGCTCGTCGGCATGGGCGATCACCTGCTCGATGTCGCCGTACTTGGCGATCAGCTGCGCGGCGGTCTTGTCGCCGATCCCGGGAACGCCCGGGAGATTATCCGAGCTTTCTCCCTTGAGCGCGACGAAGTCGATCCATTTTTCCGGCGGCACGCCGTACCGCTCGGCGACCCCGGCCGCGTCGTAGCGGGTCACGTCCGTGATCCCGCGCCGCGTCATCACTACGGACACGCCGTCGCGCACGAGCTGCAGGATGTCGCGATCGCCGGTCACGATCACCACCTCGGAGCCCTCCTCGCGACAGCGGCGCGTCAGGGTGGCGAGCAGATCGTCCGCCTCGTAGCCTTCGAGCTCCAGTGCGGGAATCCGCAGCGCCTGGAGCACCTCGCGGATGAGCGGCAGCTGTTGCCGGAAGGCGTCGGGGGCTTCCGCCCGCCCGGCCTTGTAGTGCTCATAGCGCTCGAGCCGAAACTGCGGCGCTCCTTTATCGAAACAGACCACGACCGCGTCGGGTTGCTCCTCGGCCATGAGCTTGATGAGCATCGAGGTGAAGCCGTAAACCGCGTTGGTGACCTGGCCCGAAGAGGTAACCAGCGTCTCCGGCAGGGCGAAAAAGGCGCGATAGGCGAGCGAATGACCGTCGAGCAGGAGGACCTTGCGCCGCCCCTTCGCGCTTCCTGCCGCAGGCGTCGCGTTCTTGTTCTTTGCGGCCACGCGCGTACTCTACCGGTCTGCGGCGCGTCCGGCAACGGCGCTTCAGAGAACCTCTTGCGGGAGCAAGGCGGCGGGATCGCGGATTGTCTTGCCCGAGGCGGTCCGGGGCAGCGACTCTCGGATGACGATCCGCTGCGGCACCTTGAAGGTCGCCAGATTGGCTCGGAGGAAAGCGAGCAGCTCCTTCTCGGCGATGCGCGCGCCCGGGCGGGGAACCACCGCGGCGCCGATGGTGACGCCGCGCTTTTCATCGGGAATCGGGAAGACCACCGCCTCCTGCACCTCCGGATAGTTGTAGATCATGTTCTCGACCTCGGCCGGGTAGACGTTCAGCCCCCCGGTGATCATCATGTCGTCGCGCCGCCCGAGGTGGTAGTAGTAGCCGCTCGGCTCCCGAACGCCGACGTCGCCGGTGTAGAGCCAGCCGCCGCGAATCCGGGCCGCGGTCGCTTCCGGCTTGCGGAAATAGCCCTTCATCACGTGGGGTCCCCGGGTGATGATCTCCCCGGCCTCCCCGTCGGGCAGCTCGGCGCCGCTTTCGTCGACGATCTTGACCTCGACCCCCGGAACCGGGCGGCCGATGCTGCCCATCTTCGCCGCCGCCTGCTCGGGCTCTACGATCGTGATCAGCGGCGAGGTTTCCGTCAGACCGTAGCCCTGGATCACCTTGACGTGGGGCTGGGCGGCGTGAAAGGCCCGAAGCAGCGGCACCGGCACCGTCGTTCCCATCATCGCCGCGACGCGGACGCTGCTCGTGTCGTACTCCGCGAGGTTGCGCACCCCGAGCAGCAGCTGAAAGACCACCGGCACGCCTTCGAAGACCGAGATGCGGTGGCGTTGAATCCCCTCGAGCAGCGCCACCGGATTGAGCTGATCGAAAATCACCAGGGTGTAGCCGCGCACGGCCAGCTCGTTGCAGACGATCGGGCCGACGATGTGCGACATCGGCAGGACGCAGCCGCGCACCGTGTCCGAATCCGTGATCCCCAGCGCCGCCATCACGCGCGGATACTGCGCCAGGTTTTCGTAGCTCAACACCACTCCCTTCGGCTCACCGGTGGTGCCCGAGGTGTAGAGGATCAAGGCGTCGTCCTCCGGGGACGGATGCGGCAAGCGCAGCTCGCCCGCCGGAGTGGCCCACCGCCTCTCGAAGCTCCGCTCGCCCTCGCCCTGCACCACCCATACCGGCGCCGCGCCGCCGATCGCCTCCTCGGTTTCCTGAAAGAGCTGGTGCTGGATCACGAGGAGCTTCAGATCCGCGTCGCGAAGCACCCCCTGCAGCTCCCGGCCGCGCAGCCGCGCGTCCAGGATGACGGTCACCGCGCCGATCTTCTGCGTCGCGTAGTAGGCGAGCGGGATCGCGGTGGAGTTCGGCAGGAGCACGCCGACGCGATCGCCCGGGCGGATCCCTTCACGCTGCAAATAACCGGCGAGAGCGTGTACGCGCCGGTTGAGCTCGGCGAAGCTCAGCGCTTCCTGTTTCGCGACCAGCGCCGTCTTCTGCGGCCGGCGGGCCGCCGTCCGCTCCAGCTCCTCGCCCGCGAAGAAACCTACTCGATCGGTATCCTTCTCCATAGCGCAAACGCCCTCTGAAATGGTTTGTACCAGCGGGAAAGCCGCGCCAGCTCGCCGCGGCGCAGCTCGAGCTTTCCCTGCTGCGTCGCGAGGAACGGATCGATCCTGCCGCAAAAGACCGCCCGCCACCACTCCGCCTTTCCGCCGATCAGGAACTCCCCGTCGCTCCTCTCGCGCAGACCGCGGATTTCGCCGTGGGCGAAATCGACCGTCCATGCGGCTGCGGTGTCGTCGAGGCGGAGGGTGAGAGAGGTCGTCAGATCCGTCCGTTCCCCTTCGGCCCGGAATTCCGGGTCGCTGTTGGCGGTCGCGACGAGCGCTTCCATGTGCGCGCGCGAAAACAGCGCGTGTGCCGGTCCCGCCGAGGCCGGCGGCTCCGCCTCGGCGCCCGCCGACGGCTCTGTCCCGTTCAGGCGCTCGTTGAAGAACTGGCAGCGAACCGCTTCCTCCAGGAGATCCGTGTAGAGAAAGGCCTCCTCCAGGCTTCTTGCGGCGGCGACGGTACCGTGACCCTTCAGAATCGCGATCGGGCCGTACTTGAGCGCCTCCACCAGCGCTTCAGGCTCGGTCACGGTCGGCGTTTCCTGCGGGATCACCGGCACGCGGCCGATGGTGTACTTCTCCTCGAAGCTCGCCGGGATGAAATGGCTCCGGGCGAGCGAGAAGGCCACCACCGCCGGAGGATGCGCGTGAACGACCGCCTGGGCGCCGCACCCCTGATAGACCGCCAGGTGCATCGGCGTCTCGCTCGAGGCGCGGCGGTTTTTCGCCCGCGTTTTTCCGGTCTCGTCGATGCGCACGAGATCGCGCGGGGTGAGAAATCCGAGCGGGGCGTGCTGCGCGGTGATCAGGAACTCGCGCCGGCCGAGGCGCCGGCTGAGGTTTCCGCCCCAACCGCTTACCAGCCGGCGCTCGAAGAGAAGCCTGCCCCAGCGGATCATTTCGCGCTCCGCCGCGTTCACTCCTCCCCTCCCGCCCCGCCGCGCAGCACGGCCCACGGCAGAGCGTCGTTCTCGACGGCGTAGATCGAGGCCCCTTCGGGACAGACCCGCGACCCCAGAAAGGTCGCGACGTCGCGGTCCGCCGCCTGCGCTTGATCTTCACCCGCCTCGATCAACTCGACGGCGACGCCGTGCAGCCGGGCGAGCTGCGCCGCGAGCAACGCCCCGCAAGGCGCAACCACGCCCCGCTCGTTCATGGCCTGGTAGAAAAGGTAGACCTTGGCGATCTCTCCGGCAGAAAAAAGCGCTCCCATCATGGCGTCCGAGATCAGCGCCGTCGGCACGCCGCGACGAAGGAGCGCGGGGACCGCCTGACGAGCCCCCCGCAACTCCGGCCGCATCTCGGCAACGAGCACGTTCTCGGCCTCCTCCGCCTTGAGCGCGTGGCGGAGAAAAGAGCAGCCGCTTTCGCCCGGCACGCCGTAAACCAGCAGGTAGCGCGCCGCCCCTGGCCGCTGCCCCGCGTCCGAACAAGACCCTGCGTACCGGAGCCGAAATTCCGCCGGGCTCAAGACCCCCTCGAAGGTCACGAACGAGGTGATCAGCTCGCCCGGGGTAATGTCGAACGCCGGGTAGCGCACCGCCACCGCGGCGCCTTCGGCGGGCACTACCGGCCGGCCCTGAAACGTGAGCAGCTCGCTTCCCGGCCGCTCCTCGATCGGCGCATCGCCGCCGCGCTCGAGGCCGCGCGGCTCCTGCACCAGAGCGTAGAACGGGATCCGATACTCCCGCGCCATCAGCGCCAGCGGATAGGTCCCGACCTTGTTGACGATGTCGCCGTTGCGCGCGACG contains:
- a CDS encoding AMP-binding protein translates to MEKDTDRVGFFAGEELERTAARRPQKTALVAKQEALSFAELNRRVHALAGYLQREGIRPGDRVGVLLPNSTAIPLAYYATQKIGAVTVILDARLRGRELQGVLRDADLKLLVIQHQLFQETEEAIGGAAPVWVVQGEGERSFERRWATPAGELRLPHPSPEDDALILYTSGTTGEPKGVVLSYENLAQYPRVMAALGITDSDTVRGCVLPMSHIVGPIVCNELAVRGYTLVIFDQLNPVALLEGIQRHRISVFEGVPVVFQLLLGVRNLAEYDTSSVRVAAMMGTTVPVPLLRAFHAAQPHVKVIQGYGLTETSPLITIVEPEQAAAKMGSIGRPVPGVEVKIVDESGAELPDGEAGEIITRGPHVMKGYFRKPEATAARIRGGWLYTGDVGVREPSGYYYHLGRRDDMMITGGLNVYPAEVENMIYNYPEVQEAVVFPIPDEKRGVTIGAAVVPRPGARIAEKELLAFLRANLATFKVPQRIVIRESLPRTASGKTIRDPAALLPQEVL
- the polA gene encoding DNA polymerase I produces the protein MAAKNKNATPAAGSAKGRRKVLLLDGHSLAYRAFFALPETLVTSSGQVTNAVYGFTSMLIKLMAEEQPDAVVVCFDKGAPQFRLERYEHYKAGRAEAPDAFRQQLPLIREVLQALRIPALELEGYEADDLLATLTRRCREEGSEVVIVTGDRDILQLVRDGVSVVMTRRGITDVTRYDAAGVAERYGVPPEKWIDFVALKGESSDNLPGVPGIGDKTAAQLIAKYGDIEQVIAHADELTPKLRDAVKAHAEQVRLNKELGRLRDDVPLETEPASLRLEPWDDEEVRRLFTALEFRTLHERLKELKDPAPDVSDSVELRSVGDLGPGRELGEGPVALAWSANWIAASSAAGEARVARFPEALAGLKDFLEDPRREKIAHDAKPLCRAALAAGIELRGLRCDTKIAAYLLEPGLARGYSLGETVGRYLGVTLEEEGVGSAAEQPSLAFPEQERGRVCREAVAVRSLAGVLESQLRSRELWELAVRLEFPLVGVLARMEHEGILVDRAYLEKLNAEFREKMSALEQRVQELAGERFNVNSNPQLQRILFEKLGLPKTKRIKTGYSTDAAELEKIAGAHPIVGCLLEYREVAKLRTGFTEALLGLIDPRTQRIHTTYEQTTAATGRLSSTAPNLQNIPIRGETGRQIRRAFIAPAGHVLLSADYSQIELRVLAHLSGDEQFLEAFAHGRDFHAAIAAKVYGVALSEVTPEMRSAVKQFSYGIAYGMSAFGVSQRLGVELDVAEEFIDAYYAQFPKVKDFLRTQVEQARINGFTTTMFGRRRYLPELNSANFRLRALGERMALNTPIQGSAADILKQAMIRVDSALRREPVGKMLLTVHDELVFEIPEERLERARALIEQEMTHAAELRCGLAVEIHVARNWADAHA
- a CDS encoding class II aldolase/adducin family protein → MNAAEREMIRWGRLLFERRLVSGWGGNLSRRLGRREFLITAQHAPLGFLTPRDLVRIDETGKTRAKNRRASSETPMHLAVYQGCGAQAVVHAHPPAVVAFSLARSHFIPASFEEKYTIGRVPVIPQETPTVTEPEALVEALKYGPIAILKGHGTVAAARSLEEAFLYTDLLEEAVRCQFFNERLNGTEPSAGAEAEPPASAGPAHALFSRAHMEALVATANSDPEFRAEGERTDLTTSLTLRLDDTAAAWTVDFAHGEIRGLRERSDGEFLIGGKAEWWRAVFCGRIDPFLATQQGKLELRRGELARLSRWYKPFQRAFALWRRIPIE